A window of Hyphomicrobiales bacterium genomic DNA:
GTCTGTAAACAGCCACATCGACATGATGGCAGCATCTCAGCCGTTTATCTCTGGCGCGATTTCTAAAACCATCAACATGCCAAATGTTGCAACGGTTGAAGATTGTAAAGACGCTTACATGCGCTCATGGCAGAAAGCCTTGAAAGCAAACGCGCTTTATCGTGATGGCTCAAAACTATCTCAGCCCCTCAATGCATCCCTTCTTGAAGACGAGGATATGGATGACGAGGATGCAGTCGAAGAATTGGCAGCAATGCCACAGACTGCTCAAATTGAGAAAGTGACTGAGAAAATTGTCGAGCGCATCGTCGAACGTCAAATCCGCGAACGTGAGAAAATGCCAGATCGCCGCAAAGGCTACACGCAAAAAGCGCGTGTTGGTGGCCATAAGGTTTATGTCACGACAGGTGAATATGGCGATGGTCGTCTTGGTGAAATCTTCATCGACATGCACAAAGAAGGCGCTGCTTTCCGTGCGATGATGAACAACTTCGCGATCGCCGTCTCACTTGGCCTTCAATATGGTGTGCCACTTGAAGAATATGTGGAAGCCTTCACTTTCACCCGCTTTGAACCAGCAGGCATGGTGCAAGGTAATGAGGCAATCAAGAATGCAACGTCAATTCTTGATTACATCTTCCGCGAGCTGGCCGTTTCCTACCTTGAGCGCCATGATCTTGCTCATGTAGATACATCAGACTTTGGCAACACATCCCTTGGCAAAAATAAGCCAGATGATGGTGGTGCAGGTCATGTGGTTTCTCGTGGTCTTGTTCGTGGGCAAAACCTCAAGCTTCTTACCAATGAGCCAGTAGGTTCTGCCGGTGGAGATGGGCCTTCTGCAACAGTTACAGCCATTGGCGCAACGGCAGCCGTTGGTGTTGCAACTGCCAGCGGTGCAGCGACTGCCAGCGGTGCGGCAACTGCGTTCAAGCGGGATTATGAAGTGGAAGTAAATTCCGGCTTCGCATCCCCTGCTCAAGATGCCTATGAAGCAACTGAACCAATGCCAAAACCATTGGATACAGCTGAACAACGCGCCCAAGCCCGCATGAAAGGCTATGAAGGCGAAGCTTGTGCTGAGTGCGCCAACTTTACGATGGTGCGCAACGGTACGTGCTTAAAGTGCGATACATGCGGATCAACCAGTGGTTGCAGCTAAGATTTATCGGAACGTTTAACCAGAATCGAGCGGCGCCCAAGTGGCGCCGTTTGTTATTTCACCCTAAAGCCTTTGATTTTACTCCTATTTTTTGTTGCATAAAAACATCACATCACTCAAAATTAACACAACCTAATGATTGGTTAATGGCGCAACCCTTTGAAATACTTAATTATTGGGCTTCGTTCACTACCCAATACACACGACCGTGAATTTAAAGCATTAGCAAAAATCTAAAACTCGCATTACGTTGCAATCATGAGATCTATGGTTCTTACATTTTTGGTGGTTTTTAGCTTGCTTGCGCAAGGATTCGCGGTTTTCGCGAGCTCTCCGCATGCAACGGATTCTGATCATCCAATTATATCCAATGCGATAGACCATCACGACGCCATCATGACCGCAGAAGCTTGTTGTGCTGACGATCAGGCTGAAAACACAGCTGCTCCGTGTAACGGTGGCGATTGTAAGTTGTTTTTTGCTAGCGAAGCATCAGCCCAGACATCACAAACAGATGTCCATTCAACATTTTTGGTTGTTGAAGAATTCACCTTCCAAAACGTCGTTCGCCTACGGCCACCAAACGCCTAGTCGATGTTTTTGTATTGAGTAACCGCGTGTGTTCCACGCGATAGATTAGATGTTTTGGAGAATTCAAATGTTCACACGTAGAAATCTACTGATAGGTGGCTTAGCAAGTCTTGCCGTTGCGCCTGTAACAACAGCCAACGCGCACCACACACCAAAGTTTCGTAAATCATTTAAGGTCAACCGAGCTCACCTCCCGCAACAAGTCACGTTCAAACGCGGCTATAAACCGGGTACTATTGTTGTTGATCCTCGTAATCACTTTTTGTACCTCGTACAAAGAGGCGGCAAAGCCAGACGTTATGGCGTTGGTGTTGGTAAAGCTGGCCGCGCTTTTCGTGGCGGTGCCACGATCGCTCGCAAAGCAAAATGGCCGCGCTGGACCCCTACCCAAAATATGATTCGCCGCGAACCGCATAAATATGCCCGCTTTGCAGAGGGTGTTGCCGGTGGTCCAAACAACCCACTCGGTGCTCGTGCCCTCTACCTTTATCGTGGTGGCCGCGACACATTCTATCGCATTCACGGAACAACACAGCCCTCTTCAATCGGCCGTTCTGTTTCCAATGGCTGCATCCGCATGATCAATGATCATGTTATCGACCTTTACAATCGTGTGCCTGTTGGCGCCCGCGTTGTCGTCCTTTAACTACCCGAACTCAGAAAAGAGACACGTCAAAATGTCCAAGACTCTACTTACTAGACGGAATTTTGTTACTGGTTCAGTCAGCCTTCTCGGCCTAACCGCCGCTGGTTGCCAAACTTTGGAACAACAGACAGCTAAAAAAGCGCTGGAAGCTAAAGAAACCAGCTCGTTTGCGTTGAACTACTCAGCGCGCCCAGATGAGCAGTTTCCTCTTCCGGCCATCAATGCTGAGAAACTACCATCAAAATTCCGCCGTCGTCTTGTAAACTACAAGACGAAGGAAAAGGTGGGTACTTTGATCGTTGATTCAAAGAACTTCTACCTTTACCACGTACGCCCTAATGGAAAAGCTATGCGCTACGGCGTTGGTCTTGGTCGTGCTGGGTTTGAATGGTCAGGCCGTGCACGCGTTGCATGGAGCCGCGAATGGCCAACTTGGACACCACCCGCAGAAATGATTGCGCGTGAACCTGAACTTGAAAAATACAGCTATCAAAATGGTGGTATGCCCCCAGGCCTTAAGAACCCGCTTGGTGCGCGTGCGCTCTACATTTTTGAAGGCAAGGTAGACACACTTTACCGTTTGCACGGCACACCAAACCCACACACAATCGGCAAAGCCGTTTCCAGTGGCTGTGTGCGCCTTGTCAATCAAGACGTGATCCACCTTTATGAAAATGTAAAACGCAATTCACCGATTGTGGTTTTGCCTGCATAAATCTGACTTATGTTAGATAATGAACCCGGCTTGAAAAAGCCGGGTTTTTTTTGTGCCAATACCAATCAACGTGTTGAAATTCGCACTCACATCGCCCAGCTTAAATTGAACAGCTAAACTGAGATTGCCCGCCATGACTGACCAACCACTCATTTCTGACATCGCCTTTACGCCTGAGGTAAAAGCTGCACAGGAAGAAAACCAATCCCGCGCGTTCTATCAAGCGGCCATGGAGGAGCGTGATTGGTTGGATTATGTTACGCAAGATTTGCAGGTGCGCCTGGCAGGGACAGACAGTTTCTACCTCGCAACTGTTGGGAGCGATGGGCACCCTTATATTCAACACCGTGGTGGGCCTCGCGGTTTCCTCGTGCCACTCGATGAAAAGCGTCTTGCCTTTGCAGACTTCTCAGGCAATCAGCAATATGTGTCCCTTGGCAACTTAGCCAAAAACACCAAAGCACACATTTTCATTATGGATTATGCCAATAAGCAGCGGGTGAAATTGTGGGGTAATATTGAAGTGAGTGAGGCAACGCCAGAGCTTGTCGAGAAGCTCACGCATCCAGAATATCTGGCAAAAGTTGAGCGCGTGTTCATCTTCACTTTGAGTGCGTGGGATCTCAATTGCCCGCAGCACATCCCCCAAAAATTTGATGCTAGGGATGTGAAGCAGACCGTCACACAACTCACCATGCGTGTTAAGGAGCTTGAGGAAGAGAACGCAGAGTTGCGCTCCTTCGTCAAATAGCGCCTTAGCGCAGCCGTTCCAGAATGCTCACATAGTTTGCAACCGATGAGCCGCCCATATTAAAGATGCCAGCAAGCTTGGCATTATCAATTTGCATATCGCCCGCCTCACCCATGAGCTGCATACATGATATCGCATGCATGGAAACACCCGTCGCGCCGATTGGGTGGCCTTTTGATTTTAGGCCACCAGATGCATTGATTGGAAGTTTGCCATCTTTGGCGACAATTCCCTCATCAATCGCGCGGTGACCCTGCCCCTTTTCAACAAGGCCCATGGCTTCATATTCCATCAACTCCGCAATGGTGAAGCAATCATGGGTTTCAACAAGCGACAAATCATCCAGCGTCAAACCGGAATCGCCCAGAGCCTTGTTCCAAGCATTGGACGCGCCTGCAAGTTCTGTTTTATCGCGGCGTGATAGTGGCAGGTAATCATTCACCTGTGTCGCGGCACGAAAACCAATCGCGCGCGGTGCAGACCATGCGCGGTCCATGTTGCTCAAGACCATAGCGGCGGCGCCATCTGTGATGAGAGAGCAATCTGTGCGGCGCAATGGACCAGCCACAATCGGATTTTTCTCTGAAACCGTATTGCAGAACTCAAACCCGAAATCGCGTTGCATTTGCGCGTAAGGATTATGCATACCGTTTGCGTGGTTCTTGGCTGCGATCTTTGCGAGCGCTTCTGACTGGTCGCCATATTTTTGGAAATATGATTGCGCTAATTGTCCAAACACACCAGCAAAGCCGCCATCGATGCCTGCTTCTTCTTGGTGATACGAACAACGAAGCAAAAGGTCGCCCGCTTCTCGCGTGCTAACTTCCGTCATCTTCTCAACACCGACCACCAAAACCGTTCCAGCCTTGTTTGCGTCAATCGCGTTGATGGCTTGGTGAATGGCTGCGGAACCCGTGGCACAAGCGTTCTCAACCCGTGTGGAAGGTGTATAGCGCAGGGCATCATCTGCAAGCGAGACTAACGATGCTGCGAAATCTTGTTCGTTGAAGCCACCATTAAAGTTGCCGACATAGATCGCATCAATGTCTTTAGCTTCGACCTCAGCATGCTTCATGGCGTCAATCGCCACTTCCGCGATCAAGTCTTGAACGGTTCGTTCCTGAAGCTTACCAAATTTTGTGTGGGCCCAACCTGTAATAACAGCCATTTCGGTGTTCCTCTTGCGTCAAATGATTGATGACAATATGCCCTGCCAACCGACCACACACAATGCAGGCTGGCGCAAATTCATTTTGCGAATTGAGAAATAAGCCGTTGCCCTTCCCAAACAAAAAAGGCCCCACGCTAAGCGCAGGGCCTTAATCACTAGATGTTTCTAATTCTTAGTGTGCAAGGACAGCAAGAAGAAGAAGAGCCACAATGTTTGTGATCTTGATCATTGGGTTAACCGCAGGACCAGCCGTATCTTTGTACGGATCGCCAACAGTGTCACCAGTGACAGATGCTTTGTGTGCTTCGCCACCTTTTTCGTGCTTCACGCCATCTTTGTCGACGAAACCGTCTTCGAAAGATTTCTTAGCGTTATCCCATGCACCACCACCGGCAGTCATAGAAACAGCCACGTAGAAGCCAGTTACGATCACACCGAGAAGCATTGCACCAAGAGCGGCAAACGCATCAGCAGGACCAGAGATCGCCTTCACGATGAAGAA
This region includes:
- a CDS encoding acetyl-CoA acetyltransferase, which encodes MAVITGWAHTKFGKLQERTVQDLIAEVAIDAMKHAEVEAKDIDAIYVGNFNGGFNEQDFAASLVSLADDALRYTPSTRVENACATGSAAIHQAINAIDANKAGTVLVVGVEKMTEVSTREAGDLLLRCSYHQEEAGIDGGFAGVFGQLAQSYFQKYGDQSEALAKIAAKNHANGMHNPYAQMQRDFGFEFCNTVSEKNPIVAGPLRRTDCSLITDGAAAMVLSNMDRAWSAPRAIGFRAATQVNDYLPLSRRDKTELAGASNAWNKALGDSGLTLDDLSLVETHDCFTIAELMEYEAMGLVEKGQGHRAIDEGIVAKDGKLPINASGGLKSKGHPIGATGVSMHAISCMQLMGEAGDMQIDNAKLAGIFNMGGSSVANYVSILERLR
- a CDS encoding L,D-transpeptidase produces the protein MSKTLLTRRNFVTGSVSLLGLTAAGCQTLEQQTAKKALEAKETSSFALNYSARPDEQFPLPAINAEKLPSKFRRRLVNYKTKEKVGTLIVDSKNFYLYHVRPNGKAMRYGVGLGRAGFEWSGRARVAWSREWPTWTPPAEMIAREPELEKYSYQNGGMPPGLKNPLGARALYIFEGKVDTLYRLHGTPNPHTIGKAVSSGCVRLVNQDVIHLYENVKRNSPIVVLPA
- a CDS encoding L,D-transpeptidase: MFTRRNLLIGGLASLAVAPVTTANAHHTPKFRKSFKVNRAHLPQQVTFKRGYKPGTIVVDPRNHFLYLVQRGGKARRYGVGVGKAGRAFRGGATIARKAKWPRWTPTQNMIRREPHKYARFAEGVAGGPNNPLGARALYLYRGGRDTFYRIHGTTQPSSIGRSVSNGCIRMINDHVIDLYNRVPVGARVVVL
- a CDS encoding pyridoxamine 5'-phosphate oxidase family protein, translating into MTDQPLISDIAFTPEVKAAQEENQSRAFYQAAMEERDWLDYVTQDLQVRLAGTDSFYLATVGSDGHPYIQHRGGPRGFLVPLDEKRLAFADFSGNQQYVSLGNLAKNTKAHIFIMDYANKQRVKLWGNIEVSEATPELVEKLTHPEYLAKVERVFIFTLSAWDLNCPQHIPQKFDARDVKQTVTQLTMRVKELEEENAELRSFVK